The proteins below are encoded in one region of Metabacillus dongyingensis:
- a CDS encoding PTS sugar transporter subunit IIA, translating into MLKKLFGKKTEKQTEETVYAPLTGRLLNLEDVPDPVFSQKMMGDGMAIEPSEGILVSPVEGEIIQLFHTKHAIGIKSQTGMEILLHIGLETVAMNGEGFEAFVKEGDKVKPGDKLITFDLNLIKEKAASTITPIIITNGDIIENVQKSPLGEVKGGSDKVFEIKVK; encoded by the coding sequence ATGCTGAAAAAATTATTTGGAAAAAAGACTGAAAAGCAAACAGAAGAAACGGTTTACGCACCTCTAACAGGAAGATTACTTAATCTTGAAGATGTTCCGGATCCGGTCTTTTCTCAAAAAATGATGGGTGACGGAATGGCTATTGAACCTTCTGAAGGTATCCTTGTATCTCCGGTTGAAGGAGAAATCATACAGCTTTTCCACACTAAACATGCGATTGGAATTAAAAGCCAGACAGGCATGGAAATTTTGCTTCATATCGGACTTGAAACGGTTGCAATGAACGGGGAAGGCTTTGAAGCTTTTGTGAAAGAGGGCGATAAAGTAAAACCTGGAGACAAATTAATTACGTTTGATCTGAATTTAATTAAAGAAAAAGCAGCCAGCACCATAACACCAATCATCATCACAAACGGCGACATTATCGAGAATGTGCAAAAATCTCCATTAGGCGAGGTTAAAGGCGGCTCTGATAAAGTTTTT